From one Candidatus Komeilibacteria bacterium CG_4_10_14_0_2_um_filter_37_10 genomic stretch:
- a CDS encoding methionine adenosyltransferase (catalyzes the formation of S-adenosylmethionine from methionine and ATP; methionine adenosyltransferase) has translation MLMGMPMRLRKGFERSAESVTPGHPDKICDQIADSLVDLAIQRDKYHSHRMAAEVTGGHGRIFITGECKVPGSVASFQSRVGPLVRKVYKEITHDDIDSITLHMAKQSPNIAQGVDPGGAGDQGVMIGFATTETPEMMPLPFMLARKLSSLLYQVAQSGKVHWMHTDGKTEVVMKNNQVETLVIAIQHKKGVTKEEMTHDLYSHVIEPTLGYMPKNFVLNGGGEFHIGGFAADAGTTGRKLVIDNYGPEIPIGGGAYSGKDPTKVDRSAAYMARFIAKNIVAHHVSGAKEALVHLAYAIMKEEPMGLIAITDKGVDVSPWVREHFDLRPKAIIETLNLWRPIYRTVNVGGHYGVDHVAHPGLLHIWTWEAIRTDL, from the coding sequence ATGTTAATGGGCATGCCTATGAGACTCAGAAAAGGATTCGAAAGATCCGCTGAGTCGGTGACCCCTGGTCATCCTGACAAAATTTGCGATCAGATCGCAGATTCTCTTGTTGATCTGGCTATTCAGAGAGACAAGTATCACAGCCACCGTATGGCCGCAGAAGTTACTGGCGGTCACGGTCGTATTTTCATTACTGGTGAATGCAAAGTTCCCGGTTCCGTGGCCTCATTCCAATCTCGCGTTGGCCCGCTAGTGCGTAAGGTTTACAAAGAAATTACGCACGACGACATTGATTCCATTACGTTACACATGGCCAAACAATCACCAAACATTGCTCAAGGAGTTGATCCTGGTGGTGCTGGTGATCAAGGCGTTATGATTGGGTTTGCTACGACAGAAACTCCGGAAATGATGCCGTTGCCATTTATGTTGGCTCGTAAGTTGTCCTCATTGCTCTATCAAGTAGCGCAATCCGGTAAAGTCCATTGGATGCATACTGATGGTAAGACTGAAGTCGTTATGAAAAACAATCAAGTCGAAACTTTAGTAATTGCTATCCAGCATAAGAAAGGCGTCACCAAAGAAGAAATGACGCACGATCTTTATTCTCACGTCATTGAACCCACGTTGGGTTATATGCCGAAGAATTTTGTGCTCAACGGCGGTGGTGAATTCCATATTGGTGGTTTTGCTGCTGATGCTGGTACTACCGGTCGTAAACTTGTGATCGACAACTATGGTCCGGAAATTCCTATCGGTGGTGGAGCTTATTCTGGTAAAGACCCGACAAAGGTTGACCGCTCCGCTGCTTACATGGCACGTTTTATTGCCAAAAACATCGTTGCTCATCACGTTTCCGGTGCTAAAGAAGCCTTGGTTCACCTGGCGTATGCAATCATGAAAGAGGAACCAATGGGATTGATTGCCATTACCGACAAGGGCGTCGATGTATCGCCATGGGTAAGAGAACACTTTGATCTTCGACCTAAGGCAATTATTGAAACGCTTAACTTGTGGCGTCCGATTTACCGCACAGTCAACGTTGGTGGACATTACGGCGTTGATCATGTAGCACATCCTGGGTTGCTTCATATTTGGACCTGGGAAGCGATTCGTACTGATTTATAA